A window from Streptomyces sp. NBC_00271 encodes these proteins:
- a CDS encoding PPOX class F420-dependent oxidoreductase has protein sequence MTEFSEAERAYLTTQRLGRLATVDAHGQPQANPVGFFPQDDGTILIGGYAMGATKKWRNLRKNPKVALVVDDIVSHQPWKVRGIDIRGEAELLTGPHDLGPHFSEELIRIHPRRIHSWGLED, from the coding sequence ATGACCGAATTCAGCGAGGCGGAACGCGCCTACCTCACCACACAGCGGCTGGGTCGGCTGGCCACCGTCGACGCCCACGGGCAGCCGCAGGCGAACCCCGTCGGCTTCTTCCCGCAGGACGACGGGACGATCCTGATCGGCGGTTACGCGATGGGCGCCACGAAGAAGTGGCGCAACCTGCGGAAGAACCCGAAGGTGGCGCTCGTCGTCGACGACATCGTCAGCCACCAGCCGTGGAAGGTGCGCGGCATCGACATCCGGGGCGAGGCCGAACTCCTCACCGGTCCCCACGACTTGGGGCCGCATTTCAGCGAGGAGCTGATCCGTATCCATCCCCGGCGCATCCACAGCTGGGGCCTGGAGGACTGA